A genomic segment from Aspergillus puulaauensis MK2 DNA, chromosome 1, nearly complete sequence encodes:
- a CDS encoding MBL fold metallo-hydrolase (COG:S;~EggNog:ENOG410PISV;~InterPro:IPR036866) has translation MGITSTSHWHWDHIGAPSTFPTTTDLVVGPGFKDAFCPGYPARKDSPILESDCRGRRLIEIDFSKSCLDIGQMKAHDYFGDGSFYILDAPGHALGHICALVRTTSSPDTFVFLAGDAIHHAAELRPSTYLPIPSSISPNPLTPLDLAGSFCPGHILDDLQSSRGIEPGQAFLNPLLGLSVPDAISTIRKVQELDCSGNIFVLFSHDTHAPKVIDFFPKSINHWKEKGWAHLAKWSFLQDFEQYIKSSVMQDGES, from the exons ATGGGAATAACCTCAACCAGCCACTGGCATTGGGACCATATCGGAGCCCCGTCGACGTTTCCAACTACCACCGACTTGGTCGTTGGCCCTGGATTCAAAGACGCATTTTGCCCCGGCTATCCGGCACGCAAAGACTCTCCCATCCTAGAGAGCGATTGCAG GGGCCGTCGTTTGATCGAGATAGACTTTTCCAAGTCATGTTTGGATATCGGCCAGATGAAGGCACACGACTACTTTGGGGATGGGTCATTCTACATTCTCGACGCCCCAGGGCACGCACTTGGCCACATCTGTGCTCTTGTGAGGACGACATCCTCGCCCGACACCTTTGTATTTCTCGCTGGGGACGCCATACACCACGCAGCAGAACTGCGCCCATCCACTTATCTGCCCATCCCGTCGTCTATTTCGCCTAACCCGCTGACACCCCTCGACCTTGCGGGCAGCTTTTGCCCTGGGCATATCCTCGACGATCTCCAGTCGTCACGGGGAATCGAACCAGGACAGGCCTTCTTGAATCCTCTGCTGGGTCTTTCGGTTCCTGATGCTATCTCCACGATTCGCAAAGTTCAAGAGCTTGATTGCAGTGGCAACATTTTTGTACTATTCTCTCATGACACTCATGCGCCAAAGGTCATCGACTTTTTCCCCAAAAGCATCAACCActggaaagagaaaggatgGGCCCACCTTGCAAAATGGAGCTTTTTGCAGGATTTCGAGCAGTATATAAAGTCGTCCGTCATGCAAGATGGCGAGAGTTAG
- a CDS encoding uncharacterized protein (COG:Q;~EggNog:ENOG410PUWG;~InterPro:IPR036291,IPR002347;~go_process: GO:0055114 - oxidation-reduction process [Evidence IEA]) → MPRAFYNQAGPVTNVATIDTGGLQDRVAIITGGCSGLGYGYAKALVAAGCYVVLADLRPPPEPFEETQAIFVQCDVTIWEQQRAVFETATRRSSTGKIDIVIANAGIAGPDVLSGNRNPPFVRT, encoded by the exons ATGCCGCGCGCCTTCTATAACCAAGCTGGCCCCGTTACCAATGTCGCCACAATCGACACGGGTGGCTTACAGGATAGAGTTGCAATTATTACTGGAG GCTGCAGTGGGTTGGGCTATGGTTATGCAAAAGCCCTCGTCGCGGCAGG ATGTTATGTTGTGCTCGCGGATCTGAGGCCACCGCCGGAGCCCTTTGAAGAAACACA AGCAATCTTCGTGCAATGCGACGTGACGATCTGGGAACAGCAGCGTGCTGTTTTTGAGACTGCGACTCGGCGATCCTCTACCGGCAAGATCGATATTGTCATAGCCAACGCAGGCATCGCCGGCCCTGATGTTCTATCCGGTAACCGGAATCCCCCATTTGTCAGGACGTAG
- a CDS encoding uncharacterized protein (COG:Q;~EggNog:ENOG410PUWG;~InterPro:IPR036291,IPR002347,IPR020904;~go_function: GO:0016491 - oxidoreductase activity [Evidence IEA];~go_process: GO:0055114 - oxidation-reduction process [Evidence IEA]) produces MIDVNLTGVLYTTKLAAWYFSRQHRDPLDGCLVLAGSIMGYIDTQSSAIYGASKFAIRGLMCCLRRKGVFRVNSIAPWMIETPIMSKDFIGSIRPQLQEMDLDLALAEDAVRAVLRIVTDRAMNGHSLAIVPRQLAPSGYLDLDLDDFEVGTAADRLQKAASTIDYSLFRHELS; encoded by the exons ATGATTGACGTTAACCTTACGGGCGTGCTCTATACAACAAAGCTTGCCGCGTGGTATTTCTCTCGCCAGCATCGCGACCCTCTGGACGGGTGCCTTGTGCTCGCGGGAAGTATAATGGGATATATTGACACCCAAAGCTCCGCCATCTACGGTGCATCTAAATTTGCCATCAGAGGGCTGATGTGCTGCCTAAGGAGAAAGGGCGTCTTTAGGGTCAATAGCATTGCTCCTTG GATGATTGAGACCCCCATCATGAGTAAGGATTTCATTGGAAGCATTCGgccccagctgcaggaaatggACCTCGACCTTGCTCTCGCCGAAGATGCAGTGAGGGCAGTCTTGCGGATTGTAACAGATCGGGCAATGAATG GGCACTCCCTAGCAATCGTTCCGCGGCAACTCGCACCATCCGGCTATCTGGACCTCGATCTAGATGACTTTGAAGTTGGTACTGCTGCAGATCGACTTCAAAAGGCGGCCAGTACAATCGACTACAGTCTTTTCCGTCACGAATTGTCTTGA
- a CDS encoding uncharacterized protein (COG:Q;~EggNog:ENOG410PFVV;~InterPro:IPR013154,IPR013149,IPR002328,IPR036291, IPR011032;~PFAM:PF00107,PF08240;~go_function: GO:0008270 - zinc ion binding [Evidence IEA];~go_function: GO:0016491 - oxidoreductase activity [Evidence IEA];~go_process: GO:0055114 - oxidation-reduction process [Evidence IEA]) encodes MSMHAVRWHGDENGMSLKYETVDKPHLRPGWVMVKNAWSGICGSDLHEYCYGPKNGPLTPHPVTGESLPTGVGHEFSGTVHAVGEGVSDLEVGQKVVVFPSIMDHTCHYCHEEIFGLCESRGFMGYSGYGGGMQEYVCVERIAIHKVPHHVPLDIAALTEPLAVAWHGVLLSNPKPDHVALVLGAGPIGVSVIMGLQAHGVQNIYVSEPSEQRAERAMAAGATKVFNPAKDNIVASIQAVSDGLGAHIVFECAGVQSALDAAFAGARGKARVIELAKYPQPVSEFQEVVDAVASGRIGAPGAMVTARIPLQDAISGGFEELLKTKDKHCKILVQSDSLSAENLV; translated from the exons ATGAGTATGCACGCAGTCCGGTGGCATGGCGATGAGAATGGCATGTCCCTGAAGTACGAAACAGTAGACAAACCGCACCTCCGACCGGGATGGGTAATGGTGAAGAATGCCTGGTCTGGGATTTGTGGCTCTG ACTTGCACGAGTATTGCTATGGGCCTAAGAATGGACCTTTGACGCCGCATCCGGTGACTGGAGAGTCTCTGCCAACTGGCGTTG GCCACGAGTTCTCTGGCACAGTCCATGCAGTCGGAGAAGGGGTGTCGGATCTGGAAGTCGGCCAGAAGGTGGTTGTATTTCCGTCGATCATGGACCACACCTGTCATTACTGCCACGAGGAGATATTTGGTCTGTGCGAGTCAAGAGGCTTCATGGGCTACAGCGGTTACGGTGGAGGCATGCAAGAGTACGTCTGTGTTGAACGGATCGCCATCCACAAAGTGCCACACCACGTTCCTTTGGATATTGCTGCCCTAACTGAGCCGCTGGCGGTGGCATGGCATGGGGTGCTTTTATCTAACCCAAAACCCGACCATGTCGCCCTCGTTCTAGGCGCAG GGCCCATCGGTGTCAGTGTCATAATGGGGCTGCAGGCGCACGGAGTCCAGAACATTTATGTGTCTGAGCCGTCCGAGCAGCGTGCTGAAAGGGCAATGGCAGCCGGCGCGACCAAGGTGTTCAATCCGGCCAAAGACAACATTGTCGCATCTATCCAAGCGGTGAGCGATGGGCTTGGTGCTCATATTGTATTTGAATGTGCTGGGGTGCAGAGCGCATTGGATGCTGCGTTTGCGGGGGCGAGGGGGAAAGCGAGAGTCATTGAACTGGCTAAATATCCACAGCCAGTCTCA GAGTTCCAGGAAgtggttgatgctgttgccTCCG GGCGCATCGGAGCTCCAGGCGCTATGGTTACTGCCAGGATTCCACTTCAGGATGCCATTTCTGGCGGGTTCGAAGAATTGCTGAAAACAAAGGACAAGCACTGCAAAATTCTCGTTCAGTCCGACTCGTTGTCCGCCGAGAATCTGGTGTAA
- a CDS encoding flavin-containing monooxygenase (COG:Q;~EggNog:ENOG410PFFP;~InterPro:IPR023753,IPR036188;~PFAM:PF07992,PF13450;~TransMembrane:1 (o40-57i);~go_function: GO:0016491 - oxidoreductase activity [Evidence IEA];~go_process: GO:0055114 - oxidation-reduction process [Evidence IEA]) codes for MTREISGQRRLHRASSRNGTNGTHEAMVSDSTPSAPGVETLDVLIIGAGFAGVYLLYQLRRRGFTVRAVEMGSDLGGVWHSNRYPGARVDTQYPVYCYSLPEVWEDWTWTCEYPDQAELQRYFHHVDSKLGISKDVYFNTKATGARFDEGTDTWTVSSATGRTFQSRYLIASTGFAAKRYIPEYSGRDSFKGIMHHSSFWPPEPVNVKGRRVGVLGSGATGIQITQEWADEVGETGSVKMFQRTPNLCCPMEQKALTLEEQAAHKVKYPEWFERRWHTFGGFLYEPRNSASSDHPPEERQALYEELWSMGGFRFYMNNYNDISRDLDANREAYNFWRDKIRARVKDKAKADILAPMEPPHPFGAKRVALEQGLYEKFNRPNVDVVDIKAHPIIGFEPEGIRTADGTVHELDVLAVATGFDSLTGGIKNIAIHGLGGKALVDKWAEGTHTYLGMATSGFPNFFFTYGPQAPSAFSNGAACIELQGDWIVKALVDMRLQGHQRIDADGAAEIEWKVEINQLSAKTLRHYTDSWYNGANIPGKPKEPLNYSGGLLKYRETLRTVREQNYRGFTLE; via the exons ATGACAAGAGAAATCAGCGGCCAGCGTCGTCTTCACCGTGCCAGCAGCCGCAACGGCACGAACGGGACACATGAGGCCATGGTGAGCGACTCCACTCCATCTGCGCCGGGAGTTGAGACATTAGACGTGCTGATTATTGGCGCTGGGTTTGCTGGGGTGTACTTGCTCTACCAACTCAGAAGACGGGGCTTCACGGTGCGAGCGGTGGAGATGGGCTCTGACCTGGGTGGCGTTTGGCATTCCAACAGATATCCAGGTGCCAGAGTTGACACGCAGTATCCTGTCTACTGCTACTCTCTTCCAGAAGTCTGGGAAGACTGGACTTGGACATGTGAATATCCGGACCAGGCCGAGCTGCAGAGGTATTTCCACCACGTTGACTCTAAACTGGGTATCAGCAAGGACGTATATTTCAACACCAAGGCAACAGGGGCCAGGTTCGACGAGGGCACAGACACTTGGACGGTCAGCTCGGCCACGGGGAGAACATTCCAATCACGATACTTGATTGCATCCACGGGGTTCGCTGCAAAGCGCTATATCCCCGAATATAGCGGCCGTGACTCCTTCAAGGGGATAATGCACCATAGTTCGTTTTGGCCACCCGAGCCAGTGAACGTGAAGGGCCGGCGCGTTGGAGTCTTGGGGTCCGGTGCTACTGGCATCCAAATTACTCAAGAGTGGGCCGACGAGGTTGGTGAAACGGGCAGTGTTAAAATGTTCCAGCGGACACCGAACCTCTGCTGTCCCATGGAGCAGAAGGCCTTGACACTTGAGGAGCAGGCAGCCCATAAAGTCAAGTACCCAGAGTGGTTTGAGCGCAGATGGCATACTTTCGGTGGATTCCTGTATGAACCGAGGaattctgcttcatctgACCATCCACCTGAGGAGCGCCAGGCTCTGTACGAGGAACTGTGGAGCATG GGGGGGTTTCGCTTTTACATGAACAACTATAACGACATCTCACGGGATCTCGACGCCAACCGAGAGGCCTACAATTTCTGGCGTGATAAGATTCGAGCCCGCGTCAAGGACAAGGCAAAGGCAGACATACTGGCGCCTATGGAGCCACCGCACCCTTTCGGGGCCAAGCGCGTCGCCTTGGAGCAGGGGCTGTACGAGAAGTTCAATCGCCCAAATGTCGATGTCGTGGATATCAAAGCACACCCAATCATTGGGTTCGAGCCCGAGGGGATTCGCACCGCAGATGGCACCGTCCATGAGCTGGACGTTCTGGCCGTTGCAACAGGATTCGACTCGTTGACCGGCGGAATCAAGAACATCGCGATCCACGGTCTCGGTGGGAAGGCCCTGGTGGACAAGTGGGCTGAGGGAACCCATACGTACCTTGGAATGGCAACATCGGGATTCCCAAACTTCTTCTTTACATATGGGCCGCAAGCCCCGTCCGCGTTCAGCAACGGGGCCGCGTGTATTGAACTCCAAGGGGACTGGATCGTCAAGGCTCTTGTTGACATGCGACTCCAAGGTCACCAGAGAATCGATGCCGACGGCGCTGCAGAGATCGAATGGAAGGTTGAAATCAACCAACTCAGTGCGAAAACCCTACGCCACTACACGGATTCCTGGTACAACGGTGCAAATATCCCGGGCAAACCGAAGGAGCCCCTCAACTACTCCGGTGGGCTTTTGAAGTATCGGGAAACACTCCGCACGGTGCGAGAGCAGAACTACAGGGGATTTACGTTGGAATAA